The uncultured Subdoligranulum sp. genomic sequence GCAGAGAATAGGCCCAGGCAACTGTTTACCAAAAACACAGGTTTGTGCTAAATCGAAAGATGACGTATACGAGCTGACGCCTGCCCGGTGCTGGAAGGTTAAAAGGAGATGTGCAAGCATTGAATTGAAGCCCCAGTGAACGGCGGCCGTAACTATAACGGTCCTAAGGTAGCGAAATTCCTTGTCAGGTAAGTTCTGACCCGCATGAAAGGCGTAATGATCTGGGCACTGTCTCAACAGCCCGCCCGGCGAAATTGTAGTACCGGTGAAGATGCCGGTTTCCCGCGACAAGACGGAAAGACCCCATGGAGCTTTACTGTAGCCTGATATTGGGTTTCGGTGTTGCATGCACAGGATAGATGGGACGCTAGGAAGCTAGGGCTTTGGCCTTAGTGGAGCGGACGTTGGGATACCATCCTTGCGACATTGGAATTCTAACCTGCGCCCTTGAATCAGGGCGGGGGACATTGTCAGGCGGGCAGTTTGACTGGGGCGGTCGCCTCCTAAAATGTAGCGGAGGCGTTCAAAGGTTCGTTCGATCTGGACGGAAACCAGATGAAAGAGTGCAAACGCATAAACGAGCCTGACTGCGAGACTGACGGGTCGAGCAGAGACGAAAGTCGGAGTTAGTGATCCGGTGGTATGTGAGTGGAAATGCCATCGCTCAACGGATAAAAGTTACCCTGGGGATAACAGGCTGATCTCCCCCAAGAGTCCACATCGACGGGGAGGTTTGGCACCTCGATGTCGGCTCATCGCATCCTGGGGCTGAATTCGGTCCCAAGGGTTTGGCTGTTCGCCAATTAAAGCGGTACGCGAGCTGGGTTCAGAACGTCGTGAGACAGTTCGGTCCCTATCTGTCGTGGGCGCAGGATATTTGAAAGGCGCTGTCCCTAGTACGAGAGGACCGGGATGGACGAACCTCTGGTGCACCAGTTGTCACGCCAGTGGCACAGCTGGGCAGCTATGTTCGGATCGGATAAACGCTGAAAGCATCTAAGCGTGAAGCCGGCCTTAAGATAAGATATCCCACTGAGTCAATCAGGTAAGACCCCTTGAAGACTACAAGGTTGATAGGCACAATGTGTAAGTGGCGCGAGCCATTCAGCAAGCGTGTACTAATAGGTCGAGGGCTTGACCCCATCTTGATCAGATACTCTGTTTGCAAGCAGTTCGATATTCAGTTTTGAGGGTACATCCTCAACAAAAAGAGAAGCAGATGACAAGGTCATGTGCATGGCCGGTGTCGATGACGGTGAGGTTCCACCTGTTCCCATTCCGAACACAGAAGTTAAGCTCACTTGTGCCGAAGATAGTTGGCTGGAGACGGCCTGTGAAAATAGGTAGATGCCGGCTTCTCTTTTATATGGCCCGTTGGTCAAGCGGTTAAGACAGCGGCCTCTCACGCCGTTAACGTGGGTTCGATTCCCGCACGGGTCACCAGAAAATACCTGCTCGGTTTGAGCAGGTATTTTTCTTTTGCAAGAATTTGCAGAGCGGTATGCAACACAAGCATGCCGCTTTTATTTTCAGAAAAAGGACTTGACTTAAAGTGGACTTTAACTTGTATGATAAGGGTACAGAAACAAACAGTACCGCATCATAGCCGGGCCTTTTGCTTCTGCTTTTATAAACGACTTGCAGGAGGTAACGAAGATGAAAATGAACGATAAAGCGCAGTTCGAGAAACAGAATATATTTGGCACGGGCACTCCCAATGACGCCTATGCCCAGTATTTTGTGGGGCACTCTTTCCTGAATCCGCTGACCGATCCCAAGTGCGGCGTATTTCTGGCCAACGTTACCTTTGAGCCAGGATGCAGGAACAACTGGCATATTCATCATGCTGCGAAGGGCGGCGGGCAGATTCTGATCTGCACGGCAGGGGAAGGCTGGTATCAGGAGGAAGGAAAACCGGCTGTGAGCCTTGTCCCGGGCTCTGTCATAACCATTCCGCCGGAGGTGAAGCACTGGCACGGTGCCAAGGCGGACAGCTGGTTCAGTCATATTGCCATTGAGGTGCCGGGGGAAGGCTGCAGCAACGAATGGCTGGAGCCTGTTACCGAGGAACAATACGCGCGCCTGTAACTGCTGTTTCCTGTGAGTTTGGTTGCCAGGCATCTCGTGGGTTTTCTGACGGTTCAATGGCAGAAAATGCGCGGAAGGGATCATAAAAAGAAGGCGGCAGGTATCTTCCCGTCGCCTTGTTTCTCTAATTGAACATAAGAATCATGGCCTCTGCGAAAAGTGGCCCCAGAGCCAGCCAGGTATAACACAGATGAAAGGCAAGCTCCAGCCAGGGGAAGAGCCTAGGATGAAAAGTTCTTCCCCAGACGAAAAAGGAGTGCCGGAAGAAACCATGCTCGGCCGCTTTGCAGAGCTGCATCATCAGAGTGCCGAGCCCTATCGTGATGAGACAGGCAACGGGTTTGGACATGGTCAGGCTTGGTGTGAGAACACCGCTGTTTTCCAGATGCCACTTCACAGCGACCTGAGGGGGAAGGGCCAGCAGAATCCAGAGCGCCAGTCCCATGGTCAGCCAGAAGATGGCGTTGGCAACAGATGTCCACTGAATATGGCCCGGTATCATCAGGGAGAAAAAATCTTCCAGGGGCTGCCCGGCGTCCTCTCCGGTGCCGGAGTCTGCATGCATCAGCTGGGCCAGTGTCAACCCCAGGGCGTCTGCCAGGGGTTCCAGCGTGTTGATGTCGGGAAAACCCAGGCCCCGTTCCCAGCGGCTGACAGCCTTGTCAGTCACATGCAGCTGCTCTGCCAGGGCGTTCTGGGTCAGGCCTCTGTCTTTGCGGGTCTTGGCCAGAAATGCACCGAAAGCTTTTGCATCCATAGAAAAGTCCCCCTTCTTTGTGATAAAAGCATAACACGGAGCCGGGCCGAAGTAAACCGATGATTCGTTTACCTTCGCTGTACGGATGAAAAAGCCTGTTCCGGCCCAAATAACAGTGGTTCTTCCGTCAAAACACCTTGCGGCAGCGGGGGAGATCATGGTACAATGTAAAAAATCATACGGTGAAAGTTCACAGGAACAGGAGAAACTGTGCCATGGAAAAACTGACATTTGACAAGCTCGTTGTGGTGGGCATTGTGCTGATCGTCGCCGCCAATGGGCTGGCCTTTCTGTTTCATGCCGGCATTCTGGTGAATCTTGCCTGGATTGTATATGGGACGCTTGCTCTTTTGCACCCGGTCTGTCCGGCGCGATGGAAGAACAGTGACCGCGAGAAAAACGCGATTCTGGGCGTGAGGATAGCCGGCATCCTCTGCATTGCCATCGGGCTGCTGACACGTTTTGTCGTGTAATGAAAGCCCATAGTACAGCCAACAAAAAGGGACGGAGCTTCTGCTCCGTCCTTTTTGTCTATCAGAAAATGCCCAGACCGCTGAGCAGTGTTTTCAACCCGATGAGAATAAGCACAATGCCGCCCACCCGTTCTGCCGGTGCCCGGTATTTGTCGCCGAAGATGGCGCCCACCTTGACACCCAGCCCGGACAGCACACAGGTGATGCATCCGATCAGGAGCACAGCCGGAACAATCTCCACCTGCATGGCGGCAAAACTTACGCCCACCGCGAAGGCGTCGATGCTGGTGGCCACAGCCAGCGGCAGCATGGCCTTGGGGGAGTAGTCGTCGTTGAGGGATTCTTCC encodes the following:
- a CDS encoding cupin domain-containing protein, translated to MKMNDKAQFEKQNIFGTGTPNDAYAQYFVGHSFLNPLTDPKCGVFLANVTFEPGCRNNWHIHHAAKGGGQILICTAGEGWYQEEGKPAVSLVPGSVITIPPEVKHWHGAKADSWFSHIAIEVPGEGCSNEWLEPVTEEQYARL
- a CDS encoding helix-turn-helix transcriptional regulator; the encoded protein is MDAKAFGAFLAKTRKDRGLTQNALAEQLHVTDKAVSRWERGLGFPDINTLEPLADALGLTLAQLMHADSGTGEDAGQPLEDFFSLMIPGHIQWTSVANAIFWLTMGLALWILLALPPQVAVKWHLENSGVLTPSLTMSKPVACLITIGLGTLMMQLCKAAEHGFFRHSFFVWGRTFHPRLFPWLELAFHLCYTWLALGPLFAEAMILMFN
- a CDS encoding oxidoreductase membrane subunit — protein: MEKLTFDKLVVVGIVLIVAANGLAFLFHAGILVNLAWIVYGTLALLHPVCPARWKNSDREKNAILGVRIAGILCIAIGLLTRFVV
- a CDS encoding manganese efflux pump MntP family protein, whose translation is MTLFDLILIAISLSMDAFAVSICKGLSVRKVSFRHALTCGVWFGGFQALMPALGYFLGDRFSFLLTRFGPWIAFILLAIIGANMFKESFGEEESLNDDYSPKAMLPLAVATSIDAFAVGVSFAAMQVEIVPAVLLIGCITCVLSGLGVKVGAIFGDKYRAPAERVGGIVLILIGLKTLLSGLGIF